Proteins co-encoded in one Amia ocellicauda isolate fAmiCal2 chromosome 11, fAmiCal2.hap1, whole genome shotgun sequence genomic window:
- the sting1 gene encoding stimulator of interferon genes protein isoform X2, which yields MVNLRDNFEKNRIIPKPRGKLPVILSAAIACILFCIGIFNWDCKQFFRYTVLNCLLFSLCGILKGICLFVEELFNHSSSRYHGNLIKMLNACFNWCHFLCIAMVIFSNLLETVDVFKAIVTCTCFLLYTALGLWNPTSAEVSEICEMKKMNVAHGLAWSFYVGYLGLVLPRLQESIEAYHKHKATVLKHRDTWKLHILIPLSCSVPDKLEETDNNIRFYENLPDTMIDRAGIRKRVFKHSIYSIYDEAMRPHYCVVEYATPLLTLYKMSQEASAGFSAEERLQQATLFFRTLQVILDDSLECRNHYRLILLDGYHLLSCRLSPW from the exons ATGGTGAATCTAAGGGATAACTTTGAGAAAAATCGTATCATTCCTAAACCTCGAGGGAAGCTCCCAGTCATCTTGTCAGCAGCTATTGCTTGTATCCTCTTCTGTATTGGTATTTTCAATTGGGATTGTAAGCAGTTCTTCAGATACACTGTCTTAAACTGCCTATTGTTTTCTTTATGTGGAATTCTTAAAGGAATATGCCTTTTTGTGGAGGAGTTATTCAATCATTCCAGTTCAAG GTATCATGGCAACTTAATCAAAATGCTGAATGCTTGTTTTAACTGGTGCCATTTCCTCTGCATTGCAATGGTAATATTTTCTAATCTACTGGAGACTGTGGACGTGTTTAAAGCCATTGTGACTTGTACCTGCTTTCTCCTGTACACAGCCTTGGGACTATGG AATCCTACCTCAGCAGAAGTTTCAGAAATCTGTGAGATGAAAAAGATGAATGTTGCACATGGCCTTGCTTGGTCTTTTTATGTTGGATATCTAGGGCTTGTTCTTCCTA GACTCCAGGAGTCAATAGAGGCTTATCATAAACATAAAGCTACAGTTCTGAAGCACAGAGACACGTGGAAATTACACATCCTGATTCCATTAAGCTGTTCTGTTCCTGACAAGCTGGAAGAAACTGACAACAACATCCGTTTCTATGAGAACCTACCTGACACTATGATTGACCGAGCTGGGATCAGGAAGAGAGTTTTCAAGCACAGTATTTACAGCATTTATGATGAAGCCATGAGG CCTCACTACTGTGTAGTAGAGTATGCTACTCCCCTGCTGACCCTATACAAGATGTCCCAGGAGGCCTCTGCAGGCTTCAGCGCTGAAGAACGCTTACAGCAGGCTACCCTCTTCTTCAGGACATTACAAGTTATTCTGGATGACTCACTTGAGTGCCGTAATCACTACAGACTCATTCTGCTGGATG